One genomic segment of Ignavibacteriales bacterium includes these proteins:
- a CDS encoding class I SAM-dependent methyltransferase: protein MRRWLQNPHDILAPFVKAGMRVLDVGCGPGFFSVEMAQMVGPGGQVISADLQKGMLQELARKVKGTALESRIKPVHCERGSINVSDQVDFILAFYMVHEVPDKRALFEQLRAVLKKGGQLLLVEPKCFHVSEREFKSTLKIAETAGFKVTNGPKLLLSWSAVLGNAGEAA from the coding sequence ATGAGACGCTGGCTTCAAAATCCACATGACATTCTTGCTCCGTTCGTCAAAGCGGGAATGAGGGTCCTCGATGTAGGCTGTGGCCCTGGATTCTTTTCCGTTGAGATGGCGCAGATGGTGGGCCCAGGTGGGCAGGTGATCTCCGCTGATCTACAGAAAGGCATGCTTCAGGAATTGGCTCGAAAGGTCAAGGGGACAGCACTTGAATCAAGGATCAAGCCTGTGCACTGTGAGAGAGGATCGATCAACGTTTCGGATCAAGTCGATTTCATCCTTGCTTTCTACATGGTTCACGAGGTACCAGACAAGAGAGCTTTGTTCGAGCAGTTAAGAGCGGTGTTGAAGAAGGGGGGACAGTTACTGCTTGTTGAGCCAAAATGCTTCCACGTATCCGAGAGAGAATTCAAATCGACACTCAAGATAGCTGAAACCGCGGGCTTCAAGGTCACCAACGGCCCTAAATTGCTCTTGAGTTGGTCGGCCGTTCTAGGAAATGCCGGTGAAGCGGCGTAG